One window of the Montipora foliosa isolate CH-2021 chromosome 4, ASM3666993v2, whole genome shotgun sequence genome contains the following:
- the LOC138000675 gene encoding perlucin-like protein codes for MNAKGLIFFFTVSLVIFLLETETTQAHRESTKYESCLRRDVKQKMIKEIRKRLDILSAKSECCEGACCPPRWDKHGDSCYYVETAATSKWQDARKKCQNMGADLAIITSSDENRFIANLTKKYNIIKENGVWFGLQRLADSKFYWIDGTPLEGHFQAWRHRQPDNSGGVENCGHMRGSTDQIYGQWNDLPCSLRRGYAPYPDLICEKPISV; via the exons ATGAATGCCAAAGGATTGATTTTCTTCTTCACTGTTTCCTTGGTGATTTTTCTGTTGGAGACAGAGACAACACAAGCACACCGAG AGTCCACAAAATACGAGTCCTGTCTGAGACGAGATGTAAAgcaaaaaatgataaaagagATAAGGAAACGGCTGGACATTTTGTCTGCAAAATCAGAATGTTGCGAAGGTG CTTGCTGTCCACCACGCTGGGATAAACATGGCGACTCGTGTTATTACGTGGAAACGGCTGCAACCTCGAAATGGCAAGACGCTCGCAAAAAGTGCCAAAACATGGGAGCTGATCTCGCCATTATCACATCATCAGACGAAAACCGTTTTATTGCAAACCTGACAAAGAAATATAACATTATCAAGGAAAATGGTGTATGGTTTGGTCTTCAAAGATTGGCTGACTCCAAGTTTTACTGGATAGATGGTACCCCATTGGAGGGTCATTTCCAAGCCTGGAGGCATCGGCAGCCAGACAACAGTGGCGGCGTCGAAAACTGTGGTCACATGAGGGGATCCACAGATCAGATATATGGGCAATGGAACGACTTGCCTTGTTCGTTGAGAAGAGGATATGCTCCTTACCCCGATCTGATTTGCGAGAAGCCTATTTCGGTATAG
- the LOC138000676 gene encoding uncharacterized protein, translating into MSTSKKRFWRVINAFFDTHLSEIDLDNVDTWQVKRIARLKLLIIGENNGPPELVAALGGTTLADFLCGKQRQIRSQRTLGGTCCRSLAETSSTQKLTLARDIGR; encoded by the exons ATGTCGACGTCCAAGAAACGATTTTGGAGAGTGATCAACGCTTTTTTTGACACAcatttatcagaaatcgatttggacaatgttgatacgtggcaagt GAAACGTATAGCACGGTTGAAATTGCTAATCATTGGAGAAAACAATGGCCCG CCAGAGCTTGTTGCAGCGCTTGGAGGGACAACTTTAGCTGATTTTCTGTGCGGGAAACAGCGACAAATCCGATCGCAAAGAACTTTGGGTGGTACCTGTTGTAG AAGCTTAGCGGAGACAAGTTCTACTCAAAAATTGACCTTAGCAAGGGATATTGGCAGATAA